The genomic segment ATTAGgtaacttttttcttctttatttaccGGTTCTAGTTTTTTTTGGGATTACACTTTGAAGGCTTGAAACTGCGTGTTACCAAGTGgtgatagtaaaaaaaaaacaaagagagattaACAATTACATGACACAGTATATGTTATGTTAATTACTTATTGTATACAAATGATGataaagaaagatataaaattgttttgagtTTCCAAAAGCTCCCATATGCAAAATCTCCAAACCAATTTCATCATCTCCTCAGGTCTGACCGTTTTTACCGTTGGCTTCAGCTAACATCAGTTCCAGATCTCCTTTCCTGTTAAGCTTCACTGTCTCTGTAgtacaacaagaagaagataatgctGAGAATTGAATTGAAACAACATCgaatattaaggaaaaaaacaccAGTGAAGTCTCAGAGAAGTAGAAGGAACATGTTCTCCTAAACTGCGTAATATCTACCAAGAGGCGAGGGGGAAAGAGAACGTACCTGTGCAACCACCAACGTGCTTGCCTCCTGTTCATTAGGACAAAAAGATTTAGACACTGTTATGTGTTGTCATAAACAGGAAACTATCTTGTTCACTTCTTTAGAGCATACAAAGGTTTCATCTTTTGAAGCAGAACATTAGGAAAACAGCATTCAATGCAGATATGATCGATGTAAAAGGAGTAAACTACTTACCAACAAAAACATTAGGAACAGTGTGTTGCCCAGTAAGTCTTTCCAGTACCTTTTGCAGCTGTGGCCCTTGTGGACCTAAAATGAGCCAGAGATGGTTTAGTCAAACAGAACTAAGCACATAACAGATAATATTCTGCTGTCCAAAATCACCAAATCTTTAGACAATTGTATCTTCAGCTGTTTTCAGAGAGACACATAAACTACCAAGATATAGGTAAAGACTAGTAATTCGACAAGAAACAAAGGCAGaatatcacaaacacaaaaggCAGACAAGAGTCCCCATAAAGTAAGTTTCTAACCCATAGTTCAGAAACAGGAGTTACAGCTTACACAGATAAAGTTATGAACCAGTTCAAATCTGAAAAGTAAACCAATTGAAAGGTAAACAAGACTTTGATTCTTTCAACGAGTCTAAATGCCACAACATAATCTAGATCAGTAAAACACAAATGAAACCAAATCCAAACGATAAAATgcaatactaataataatggaTACTTCTAATTCTCAACAACTAACAAGCATTACTTCATCCTCTATCAAAAGCCATGACATAAACTATAAGTTTACTAATATCATAATCATATCAATTAATCAAGCTAAGCTGACTAAATATATGACAAAACATAGAAGATGTAAAGCAAATGTAAACATACCAAGTTGATCCAATTCAATAACCAGTGGCTGAACCCCAAGTCTCTTGAACAATGTCTTCACTTCAGAACAGTATCTtcaaaacaacaccaaacaccaacaaatatatatatgttcaaaaagTAAGCAAAAGAGTCATAATTTGTGAGAAAGGTCAACAGCAAACATTAAGATCTGACGATCAGCAAAACCCATAACTAAAAGGAGTAAACTTTACAATGATATTTAACAAACCCATTCTCCAATTAAgaaaagaagcaagaaaaaaatTCCTAAATTTAGATTATCTGAGactcaaaaactgaaaaaagagagagaagtgagaagAAACCATACGAGCACCAAGTTTTGGAGTAAACAACAACAGTGTTCTCAGTCACTGTTTTCTTAATGTTCTCCTCCATTCTCGAtccaaacgaagaagaagacgacgcagccgacgaagacgaagacatGGCTCGAACAGAACATGTCTGTTTTAGACATCTCTTGAAAGGAGATCCGACAGATACAAAAGAGAATgaataagaagaggaagaagaagaagaagagattgaaggAATCGGATCCAAAGACGACGATGCAAGTTTCAATGTGTTAAATGCTGTGACAGCCATGGCGAGTTCTGAACCTTAAGAgatttctcaaaaattctcaaaaagacAGATTCTTGGAGTTGGAGCTTCTTCTTTGCGTGCTATTTTGTCTCCTCCGTGACTTGTCCTTCTTTTTCTGAAATTTCgtgaaccaacaaaaaaaaatctgaaactaatatattttattctgCGGGATGTACTACTTAATGGGCCTTTAAATGCCCTTTAGTTTATTACTAATGGGCTTTGAACTCTTCTTATAAAGCCTATAAGACCCAGAAGAATAAGAGGGAGATTGCATgcatactatataataaaagcGTTTTGATGATACATACATACAGTAACTCGTAAAATTATTTAGTCCTCCAATCcatagtatataaaaatttcaacCACTATACCACAATTGCTtagtaaaattataataactcgtAAGACATACGATATCTGAACGTTACTTTGAGTTTTTATTCTTTACATTGAGTTATTTCAGTTTTTACATAAGGAATTCAGTATTTGATCGACTAGTATAATGGTTGGCAAGTTTTGTCATTTTACACATAAAGGAAGGCCAATAACAAAATTCGTGAGAAATTTATGATATAAGAAAACAACTCATCCAAGGACCTACCTTGATAAGATCATGTGGGGACTTTTGACTAGTTGTAATGTCATGGGTTCgaattattttcatttgttgctcaatttgtttttgtccATATCCCaccaacatttttcttcattcatTTATAGCCCAAATCTTTGTTGCAATAACATACAATCATACACATATACgtaatgtattatatatatgcacacaTACTTGATAAGTACTgtacatgatatatattaaatattattattatatacgtgcacacacacacacaaaataactcgcttttaattataaacatttgTATTAATAAAAGTGACTTAAAAAATTGGCAAGTACTCTCATTTGTACAAAGTTCCTTTGTGTTGTCCGTGTCCATCCATGTGTATTtgcattttatatattaaacattgGCAGTTTGGCACAAATCAAAATACTTTAGAAAAATCAGATATATGGTCTCTTTTCGGAAAATGAACATCTAAATATCCAAATTCAACTATTTAAGGTATTTAGTTAGAATTGTGGTTGTGGGGTTTCAGACATTATATTCTATATTTCCAAATTCTTTTACACAGACTAAAAATTGATGTACTAATTAAGATTTGTATTTGCTTATACAAAATCTTATaatagagaagaaaacaaatcttgTAAGAAAACTTATTTTACACAGAAATATCAAATTTCTGTATATAGTTTTAAGAAACTATAATGAGGGAATGACGGAATGTTAAACATAATCGGAATGAATCTCGAGCCGGATTGGAACTAAATTGCCCATACTACATAGATGTGTGTGTGGGGTTGCAAGTTCATAAAAAGTGATATAGAGACATGGGTACTATAGTGTTCCACTCGAAACTTTACCATCCCAATGATTAATTCCAGTACATTCGAATTCTTTCTCTTTACGTACCTATTTGGAGTAAAGAACTAAAACTtgataaactatatatatatatatatgtatctttcTTTTTGACGCTTATCTAAACAAATTATATGGAAAACGTTCGTAGCCCTTGTGATATACTTGTATAGTTAGTTGTTAGAGACGTTGGTCCTCTACTTCAATAACATACATTGTgcagttttacaaaaaaaaaaacatatacattgtct from the Camelina sativa cultivar DH55 chromosome 12, Cs, whole genome shotgun sequence genome contains:
- the LOC104730457 gene encoding glutaredoxin-C5, chloroplastic, producing the protein MAVTAFNTLKLASSSLDPIPSISSSSSSSSYSFSFVSVGSPFKRCLKQTCSVRAMSSSSSAASSSSSFGSRMEENIKKTVTENTVVVYSKTWCSYCSEVKTLFKRLGVQPLVIELDQLGPQGPQLQKVLERLTGQHTVPNVFVGGKHVGGCTETVKLNRKGDLELMLAEANGKNGQT